A window of the Gossypium hirsutum isolate 1008001.06 chromosome A05, Gossypium_hirsutum_v2.1, whole genome shotgun sequence genome harbors these coding sequences:
- the LOC107914098 gene encoding uncharacterized protein isoform X2 yields the protein MDFHGMKRKVLQGLCKKHGVPANLTNREMADRLTSIFKENEDPVSLEESSSIPEEICSENEAKIVKKQLKKVRFSSDNETIEYEVSVYQQRRGRSRRQTLSKNPAQVLENVPDSEDSRNSEGCQVRVTRSRVQNAVEEAVHMAPSPPVGRKRGRVGKKGKDAEEVVSDSEGLELGQKEDVKNGHDKVTGGLRGRQLRSRKNVSQEGSKKIRDGKEGDEVHLLDDNSEGKNGPKQQSTRNSRKGDQSVAFSSEVEKVEVGSRVTRQSSAQSKDVASMVEKEVKIVGIKEGYEAEKPVRRSKRNSEKDFATSVKSDTQVTEVREHSEKDNALVEHPECSRRYSSRRKAVVSQSGKGGNKEEFLKEETRKRSRSAELEAIVEESSEVEKVKCVVTSQQQAPSRRSRRKTVALTAPAADLAPAVGKGSTEELDAIIEDSSEVEGAKYAATSQQEAHSRRSRRKTVALTDLASDLASVGGKGSTEELDAIVEDSSEVERAKYAATSQQAAPSRRGRRKTVVLTAPAVDLVNKEDIGRTEQLEAPVVGKGTTEELDAIVEDSSEVERAKYAATSQQEAPSRRGRRKTVVLTAPAADLANKEDIGRTEQLEAPLVGKGTTEELDAIVEDSSEVERAKGALSSQQEAPLRRNRRKTVILTAPVADLANKEDIGRTEQLEAPLVGTTEELDAIVEDSSEVERAKGALSSQQDAPSRRNRRKTVILTAPAADLANKEDTEQLKAPLQGKGTTEELDAIVQDRSEVERAKSAITSEHQSPLRKNRRKTVILTAPAAELPIREDISRMEQLRSPHLEKVSTEEIPRKSSRNSSRHSIPGTSKEDQIAVAENDDQGVKQQTQERNQEEEKTSVLKHHAVTQKPQRSSSLITSTSASVTPPNQTAEGIEKKLPSKSGMVIVEEEAAIVESLPSPGELSEDAGNRNNLDLDVSKQVVKNGDACSNWVKPLPVEFESNVINMDSSDAPPIAGLPFGVKRDLIGATSTFLHSEKELTVLPGGENTNFESDVSADDSRIPFGEAQIRDKLKADVINLNKFGESSGRKSEQEDCVTQAEEMIATDVSNTEGIPYIVSSVEAAENQVSSAQSHFATAETDAQKIFDIQQSTYSNIVAPGTPSGPAPGNQFEGKCQAEAADTAGKEMSYQERSEDPDAGNEPCVHESVLMYEENNELVKNDEEIRIHDGSFESNSSPSLNRTGAVDNSNLVESRMVDFESSGSKMVCPEITSLADIFSSGGQEDHAGKPSRIEVENLLETRELSETQELSENMNINYNMDAEGMRTPVAEDQIKGKLENANTIIADSVEEVIFNDLLNELGQSIGLKSESEIPLEMSEQLSASKFSDGQGIILSESSVKTEKQEHRAHIDVVASITGTPSTTEMKCRSSSDSATHGTPVGLAPRSQDKLCSAGNTVSIVGSEIFNHDMESGLMEDDKEKLLQDDTIEGEIKNQPFMSLNKTGSLDDACVEVASNANKVVSSAMTYIADVYSSANQTNFAGETSNELKPEKLFDLEEPSRIENVNYTTDKFEVKEDTSLSQEDQGSMHLEDTDITTAEPVQQVVSLKNEEETGTDSSGIGMIQTENSVEINEMSEAVSQKAITERQWSLSNLDKDLISPPRPQEGSQDVKGKPDVSNAGYAIPGQLNNEGVKIVENEEAINTETELFVSAKKIIDQSSEGEFRENGIYDPISESIDSETHEKHLCEAFYGGRTGPVSPEEKRNDILNSASKGISEKKSPFNSCLRVTDDMQENSEAACMDNKNMRDEIPANIFQQPAATLEESEAAKQGAESEVNAIAFSNGSQALPPEELTAPITSESFSMTPLDHSLVDGERIANGERVMDLPFVKDFTATMDGNGISARGETDAVKENNIVEEMATSALKVELTDCSGGNVDAEFYDTNMSVTETIIQETDTFGVASTEYLEEMSNAPSAMGSDNSRDLDDPSDKVGLERDCGFSSGVDCLKSTAGIIVDNISVVGTLESTLKSNDLQSGIEVDDPNISAAKQLDAIFTIEEAGVGDGEKASVSHLGFLHGGEQEDVSSFADTPCSKLEIRTEKEHSQAMDDINNVGGTEISTECKVTREERDWCHINAAGFNDVTDGSFVEGSKIDLEEIAEAKSDDCESSMKTDAALDRIDGLDVNQSPCLDERKSCDLETEEPHGLHFPENIAVDSMEVGTKSCSKLDIMTSVKPEMVVDCSSVSSVCVVSDERKHLENSDESNIFTCMEMSLFLGVEDGVKTPVAMAGDSKYDNLDKAIPECNSSDFEEGDYDMRRDVDDTNFSVEKDGPEDTEETMELRNDFYGQDAIIAAKSPLSKNSEISRESKYLANPDEPNIFTNVEMSLFLGVQYEVKKSDANAGDGAGDGNDVALDKAITECNSSDTKEGDFVARTDVEDTNFSVKNYSPEDTEGTVKDFSGQDAAMADKSSLSKHSEISRECEDLANPDESNIFTNMEMSLFLGVGDEVKNSDAKAGDSNDVTLDKAIPECNSSDFEEGDHVTRTDVEDTTFAVKEDGPEETMELRNDFYGQDAAIAERKDLANPDESNIFTNTEMSLFWGVEDEVKNSDVKAGESNDVPLDKAISECNSSDFKEGNHVEDANFSVVKDGPEDNEATIELRKDILVEDAAVADKSPLPKKSEIRKVVDGEEAAFRTELKLLNASAKKESNSVSVKQLISSIMKSKSKPVFTQRTPKRPIFHDMKENEGSTKRARIGNMTTPKTSSKLRRPLERILD from the exons ATGGATTTTCATGGCATGAAGAGAAAAGTACTGCAGGGGTTGTGTAAAAAACATGGCGTCCCTGCAAATCTCACTAACCGTGAAATGGCGGATCGTTTGACTTCCATTTTTAAG GAAAATGAAGATCCTGTTTCGTTAGAAGAGTCCAGCAGTATTCCAGAAGAAATATGTAGTGAAAATGAAGCTAAGATTGTCAAAAAGCAGTTAAAGAAAGTCAGGTTTAGTTCTGACAATGAAACCATTGAGTACGAGGTTTCTGTCTATCAGCAGCGTAGAGGAAGGTCTAGGAGGCAAACGTTGTCCAAGAATCCTGCCCAGGTGCTTGAAAATGTTCCAGATAGTGAAGATTCCAGAAACTCTGAGGGCTGCCAAGTTAGAGTCACAAGGTCTAGAGTGCAAAATGCAGTTGAAGAAGCTGTGCATATGGCTCCTTCGCCTCCTGTTGGGAGAAAGAGAGGTAGAGTAGGCAAGAAGGGTAAAGATGCTGAGGAGGTGGTCAGTGATTCTGAGGGTTTAGAATTGGGTCAGAAAGAAGATGTCAAGAATGGTCATGATAAAGTTACTGGTGGGTTAAGAGGGAGGCAGTTACGAAGTAGGAAGAACGTGAGTCAGGAAGGTTCAAAGAAGATAAGGGACGGCAAAGAAGGTGACGAGGTACATTTGTTGGATGACAATTCTGAAGGCAAAAATGGTCCAAAGCAGCAATCAACCAGGAATTCTAGAAAAGGAGATCAGTCTGTGGCATTCAGCAGTGAAGTGGAAAAGGTTGAAGTTGGTTCTAGGGTGACACGGCAGTCAAGCGCACAATCCAAAGATGTAGCTTCTATGGTTGAAAAGGAGGTTAAAATAGTTGGGATAAAGGAAGGGTATGAAGCAGAGAAACCTGTAAGACGATCAAAACGTAATTCGGAGAAAGACTTTGCTACATCAGTGAAAAGTGATACACAGGTGACAGAGGTTCGGGAGCACTCTGAAAAGGATAATGCACTCGTGGAACATCCAGAATGTTCAAGGAGATATTCTTCCAGGCGAAAAGCTGTTGTATCTCAGAGTGGCAAAGGGGGAAATAAGGAAGAATTCTTGAAAGAAGAGACCAGAAAACGAAGCAGGAGTGCTGAATTGGAGGCAATTGTTGAAGAGAGTAGTGAGGTTGAGAAGGTCAAGTGTGTCGTTACTTCACAACAACAAGCCCCCTCGAGGAGGAGCAGACGCAAGACTGTGGCTCTTACCGCTCCAGCTGCCGATTTGGCACCGGCTGTAGGGAAGGGCTCGACTGAAGAATTGGATGCAATTATTGAAGATAGTAGTGAGGTTGAGGGGGCCAAGTATGCAGCAACTTCACAACAAGAAGCCCACTCGAGGAGGAGCAGACGCAAGACTGTGGCTCTTACCGATCTAGCTTCCGATTTGGCATCGGTTGGAGGGAAGGGCTCGACCGAAGAATTGGATGCAATTGTTGAAGATAGTAGTGAGGTCGAGAGGGCCAAGTATGCAGCTACTTCACAACAAGCAGCCCCCTCGAGGAGGGGCAGACGCAAGACTGTGGTTCTTACTGCTCCAGCTGTCGATTTGGTCAATAAGGAAGATATTGGTAGAACGGAGCAGTTAGAGGCACCGGTTGTAGGGAAAGGCACGACTGAAGAATTGGATGCAATTGTTGAAGATAGTAGTGAGGTCGAGAGGGCCAAGTATGCAGCTACTTCACAACAAGAAGCCCCCTCGAGGAGGGGCAGACGCAAAACTGTGGTTCTTACTGCTCCAGCTGCCGATTTGGCCAATAAGGAAGATATTGGTAGAACGGAGCAGTTAGAGGCACCGCTTGTAGGAAAAGGCACGACTGAAGAATTGGATGCAATTGTGGAAGATAGTAGTGAGGTAGAGAGGGCCAAGGGTGCCCTTTCTTCACAACAAGAAGCCCCCTTGAGGAGGAACAGACGCAAGACTGTGATTCTTACTGCTCCAGTTGCAGATTTGGCAAATAAGGAAGATATTGGTAGAACGGAGCAGTTAGAGGCACCGCTTGTAGGCACGACTGAAGAATTGGATGCAATTGTGGAAGATAGTAGTGAGGTTGAGAGGGCCAAGGGTGCCCTTTCTTCACAACAAGATGCCCCCTCGAGGAGGAACAGACGCAAGACTGTGATTCTTACTGCTCCAGCTGCAGATTTGGCAAATAAGGAAGATACGGAGCAGTTGAAGGCACCGCTTCAAGGAAAAGGCACAACTGAAGAATTGGATGCAATTGTACAAGATAGGAGTGAGGTTGAGAGGGCCAAGTCTGCCATCACTTCAGAACACCAATCCCCCTTGAGGAAGAATAGACGCAAGACTGTGATTCTCACTGCTCCAGCTGCCGAGTTGCCAATTAGGGAAGATATTAGTAGAATGGAGCAGTTAAGATCACCGCATCTAGAGAAAGTCTCGACTGAAGAAATACCACGAAAGTCCAGTCGAAATTCTTCTCGACATAGTATTCCTGGAACTTCTAAAGAAGACCAAATTGCTGTTGCAGAAAATGATGACCAGGGAGTTAAGCAACAGACGCAAGAGCGTAATCAGGAAGAAGAAAAGACTTCTGTTCTTAAGCATCATGCCGTAACACAGAAACCCCAAAGAAGCTCCAGTCTTATTACTTCAACAAGTGCCTCTGTTACACCTCCTAATCAGACAGCCGAAGGCATCGAGAAGAAGTTGCCAAGCAAGTCTGGAATGGTGATTGTAGAAGAGGAAGCTGCAATTGTTGAGAGTCTTCCATCTCCTGGAGAATTGTCGGAAGATGCAGGAAACAGGAATAATCTGGATTTGGACGTTAGCAAACAGGTTGTCAAGAATGGTGACGCATGCTCTAATTGGGTTAAACCTTTACCGGTTGAATTTGAAAGCAATGTTATCAACATGGACTCATCTGACGCACCTCCTATAGCTGGTCTTCCATTTGGAGTGAAAAGGGATCTTATAG GTGCAACCTCCACCTTCCTTCACTCGGAGAAAGAATTGACAGTGCTACCAGGTGGTGAAAACACTAATTTCGAGAGTGATGTGTCTGCTGATGATAGCAGAATTCCATTTGGAGAGGCTCAAATCAGAGACAAATTGAAAGCGGATGTTATTAATCTgaataaatttggtgaaagtagtGGTCGGAAGAGTGAACAAGAAGATTGTGTAACACAAGCTGAAGAGATGATTGCTACTGACGTTTCAAATACAGAAGGGATTCCATACATAGTGAGCTCAGTTGAGGCAGCTGAAAATCAAGTGAGTAGTGCACAATCTCATTTTGCTACAGCAGAAACTGATGCTCAAAAGATATTTGATATCCAGCAGAGTACATATAGCAACATTGTTGCCCCAGGAACTCCAAGTGGACCTGCACCAGGAAACCAAT TTGAAGGTAAGTGCCAGGCTGAAGCTGCTGACACTGCAGGAAAAGAGATGTCTTACCAAGAAAGGAGTGAAGATCCAGACGCAGGAAATGAACCCTGTGTTCATGAATCTGTATTAATGTATGAGGAGAATAATGAATTGGTGAAAAATGATGAAGAGATAAGGATACATGATGGTTCCTTTGAAAGCAATTCTTCTCCGTCCTTGAATAGAACTGGTGCTGTTGATAACTCTAACTTGGTTGAATCTAGAATGGTTGATTTTGAAAGCAGTGGTAGCAAAATGGTTTGTCCTGAGATAACTTCTCTAGCTGATATCTTTTCTTCTGGTGGCCAAGAAGATCATGCTG GCAAACCCTCTCGTATTGAAGTGGAGAATTTATTGGAGACACGAGAACTTTCTGAAACACAAGAACTTTCTGAAAacatgaatataaattataatatggATGCTGAAGGAATGAGAACTCCAGTTGCGGAGGATCAGATAAAAGGGAAATTAGAAAATGCCAATACGATTATTGCTGACTCGGTTGAGGAGGTAATTTTCAATGATCTCCTGAACGAACTTGGTCAAAGTATTGGTTTGAAGAGTGAATCAGAAATTCCTTTGGAGATGTCTGAACAACTGAGTGCTTCTAAGTTTTCTGATGGTCAAGGAATTATACTCAGTGAGAGTTCTGTGAAGACAGAAAAGCAAGAACATAGAGCTCATATTGATGTTGTTGCTTCAATAACCGGGACACCAAGTACTACAGAAATGAAGTGTAGATCAAGTAGTGACAGTGCTACTCACGGAACTCCAGTTGGACTTGCACCACGAAGCCAAG ATAAATTATGCAGTGCTGGGAATACTGTCAGCATTGTAGGAAGTGAGATATTCAATCATGATATGGAGAGTGGTTTGATGGAGGATGATAAGGAGAAACTGCTCCAGGATGATACCATTGAGGGTGAAATAAAAAATCAACCTTTTATGTCCTTGAATAAAACAGGTTCTCTTGATGATGCCTGTGTTGAAGTTGCAAGCAATGCTAACAAAGTGGTTTCTTCTGCGATGACCTATATTGCTGATGTTTACTCTTCGGCCAATCAAACAAATTTTGCAG GTGAAACTTCAAATGAGTTGAAACCGGAGAAATTATTTGATTTAGAAGAACCATCGAGGATTGAAAATGTTAACTACACAACtgacaaatttgaagttaaagaGGACACTAGTCTTTCACAAGAGGATCAGGGTTCAATGCACTTAGAGGATACTGACATAACTACCGCTGAACCAGTTCAGCAGGTAGTTTCCTTGAAGAATGAAGAAGAAACAGGTACTGATTCTTCCGGAATAGGAATGATACAAACTGAAAATTCAGTTGAGATTAATGAAATGAGCGAAGCCGTTAGTCAAAAAGCAATAACAGAAAGGCAATGGAGCTTAAGCAATCTTGATAAAGATTTGATAAGTCCGCCAAGACCTCAAGAAGGCAGCCAAGACGTCAAAG GTAAACCTGATGTGAGCAATGCAGGATACGCAATTCCTGGTCAGCTAAACAATGAAGGTGTGAAAATAGTTGAAAATGAAGAGGCAATAAATACTGAAACGGAGTTGTTTGTCAGTGCAAAAAAGATTATTGACCAGAGTTCTGAAGGAGAATTTAGGGAAAATGGTATTTATGATCCAATTTCAGAAAGTATAGACAGTGAAACACATGAGAAACATTTATGTGAAGCTTTCTACGGGGGAAGAACTGGTCCTGTTTCACCAGAAGAAAAGCGCAACGATATATTGAATAGTGCTTCTAAAG GTATTTCTGAAAAGAAATCGCCCTTCAACAGCTGTCTGCGTGTCACTGATGACATGCAAGAAAATTCTGAGGCAGCTTGCATGGATAATAAGAATATGAGGGATGAAATTCCAGCAAATATTTTTCAACAACCGGCTGCTACCTTGGAAGAAAGTGAGGCTGCGAAGCAAGGTGCCGAAAGTGAAGTCAATGCTATAGCGTTTAGTAATGGCAGTCAAGCTTTGCCACCAGAGGAATTGACTGCACCTATTACTTCAGAATCCTTTTCAATGACTCCTCTTGATCATTCGCTGGTGGATGGAGAGAGGATTGCTAATGGTGAAAGAGTTATGGATCTTCCTTTCGTTAAAGACTTTACTGCTACCATGGATGGCAATGGAATCAGTGCGAGAGGAGAAACAGATGCTGTAAAGGAAAATAATATCGTGGAGGAAATGGCAACATCCGCACTGAAAGTTGAGCTTACTGACTGCAGTGGTGGTAATGTGGATGCAGAGTTTTATGACACCAATATGAGTGTCACAGAAACAATAATTCAAGAAACTGATACTTTTGGGGTTGCAAGTACCGAATACCTGGAAGAGATGTCAAATGCGCCTTCTGCTATGGGTTCTGATAACTCTCGTGATCTTGATGATCCAAGTGATAAGGTTGGACTGGAGCGTGATTGTGGCTTTTCCTCTGGAGTAGATTGTTTAAAGTCAACTGCTGGCATAATTGTGGATAACATTTCAGTGGTTGGCACATTGGAGAGCACTTTAAAGAGTAACGATCTTCAATCTGGAATAGAAGTTGATGATCCTAACATAAGTGCGGCAAAACAATTAGATGCTATCTTCACCATTGAAGAAGCAGGGGTCGGCGATGGTGAAAAAGCATCTGTTTCTCATCTGGGATTTTTACATGGTGGTGAACAGGAAGATGTCTCATCATTTGCTGATACACCTTGTAGCAAGCTTGAAATTAGAACTG aaaaagaacatTCACAAGCTATGGATGACATCAATAATGTTGGGGGAACTGAAATCTCTACTGAATGCAAAG TTACAAGGGAGGAAAGAGATTGGTGCCATATAAACGCCGCAGGTTTTAATGATGTAACTGATGGTTCCTTTGTAGAAGGGAGCAAGATAGATCTTGAAGAAATTGCTGAAGCAAAGTCGGATGATTGTGAAAGTTCCATGAAAACAGACGCAGCCCTGGATAGGATTGATGGCTTAGATGTGAACCAGTCTCCATGTTTGGACGAAAGGAAGAGTTGTGACCTAGAGACTGAAGAACCGCATGGCTTGCATTTTCCTGAAAACATAGCTGTTGACTCCATGGAAGTTGGAACTAAAAGCTGCAGTAAACTGGACATTATGACTTCAGTGAAACCTGAGATGGTTGTAGATTGCTCTTCCGTTTCCTCAGTATGTGTTGTTTCTGATG AACGGAAACATCTTGAGAATTCCGATGAATCAAACATCTTTACCTGCATGGAGATGAGTTTGTTTCTTGGGGTTGAGGATGGAGTTAAAACACCAGTCGCAATGGCCGGTGACAGTAAATATGATAATTTGGACAAGGCCATCCCAGAATGCAATTCAAGTGactttgaagagggtgattatgATATGAGAAGAGATGTTGATGACACAAATTTCTCAGTGGAAAAGGATGGTCCTGAAGATACTGAGGAAACGATGGAGTTGAGGAACGACTTCTATGGGCAGGATGCAATAATTGCAGCTAAATCTCCCCTTTCAAAGAATTCGGAAATTAGCAGAG AAAGTAAATACCTGGCGAATCCTGATGAACCGAATATCTTTACCAACGTGGAGATGAGTTTGTTTCTTGGGGTTCAATATGAAGTTAAAAAATCAGATGCAAATGCCGGTGACGGTGCCGGTGACGGTAATGATGTTGCTTTAGACAAGGCCATCACGGAATGCAATTCAAGTGACACTAAAGAGGGTGATTTTGTTGCGAGAACAGATGTTGAGGACACAAATTTCTCAGTAAAAAATTATAGTCCTGAAGATACTGAAGGAACAGTCAAAGACTTCTCGGGGCAGGATGCAGCAATGGCAGATAAATCTTCCCTTTCAAAGCATTCAGAAATTAGCAGAG AATGTGAAGACCTAGCGAATCCTGATGAATCAAATATCTTTACCAACATGGAAATGAGTTTGTTTCTTGGGGTTGGAGATGAAGTTAAAAATTCGGATGCAAAGGCTGGTGACAGTAATGATGTTACTTTGGACAAGGCCATCCCAGAATGCAATTCAAGTGACTTTGAAGAGGGTGATCATGTTACGAGAACAGATGTTGAGGACACAACTTTTGCAGTGAAAGAGGATGGTCCTGAAGAAACAATGGAGTTGAGGAACGACTTCTATGGGCAAGATGCAGCCATTGCAG AACGTAAAGACCTAGCGAATCCCGATGAATCAAACATCTTTACAAACACGGAGATGAGTTTGTTTTGGGGGGTTGAAGATGAAGTTAAAAATTCAGATGTGAAGGCTGGTGAGAGTAACGATGTTCCTTTGGACAAAGCCATCTCAGAATGCAATTCAAGCGACTTTAAAGAGGGTAATCATGTTGAGGACGCAAATTTCTCAGTTGTTAAGGATGGTCCTGAAGATAATGAAGCAACAATTGAGTTGAGGAAAGACATCTTGGTGGAAGATGCAGCAGTGGCAGATAAATCTCCCCTTCCAAAGAAATCAGAAATCAGAAAAG TTGTGGACGGTGAAGAAGCAGCCTTCAGAACCGAACTAAAATTGCTAAACGCGAGTGCCAAAAAGGAGAGCAACAGCGTGTCTGTTAAGCAATTGATTTCGTCCATAATGAAAAGCAAGAGCAAGCCTGTTTTCACTCAAAGAACACCAAAGCGACCAATATTCCATGACATGAAGGAGAACGAGGGCAGCACCAAAAGGGCGCGAATCGGCAACATGACTACACCCAAAACATCATCCAAGCTGAGGAGGCCGCTTGAGCGTATCTTAGACTGA